A genomic segment from Actinomadura hallensis encodes:
- a CDS encoding YciI family protein: MKYVLMFAETEEFARELEAMDDGRRQEAFEAVGRWFAEHASKITHHAHLRPAETATTMRLTGGDAIVTDGPFVEGKEVVSGYAEVEVADLDEAMAIARSWPACPIVEIRPID, translated from the coding sequence GTGAAGTACGTGCTGATGTTCGCGGAGACCGAGGAGTTCGCACGCGAACTGGAGGCGATGGACGACGGGCGGCGGCAGGAGGCGTTCGAGGCGGTGGGCCGCTGGTTCGCCGAGCACGCGTCCAAGATCACTCACCACGCGCATCTGCGTCCGGCCGAGACCGCGACGACGATGCGGCTGACCGGCGGCGACGCGATCGTCACCGACGGGCCGTTCGTGGAGGGCAAGGAGGTCGTCTCCGGGTACGCCGAGGTCGAGGTCGCCGATCTGGACGAGGCGATGGCGATCGCGCGGTCCTGGCCGGCCTGCCCCATCGTCGAGATCCGCCCGATCGACTGA
- a CDS encoding lectin-like domain-containing protein, with protein MKRGVSGAVAAMGVAAAVVATGFVPAAQARPGEVLFDEPFTGATADARLIGYGAACLTGAPRGGPVEEAANHPLGGCHPDPAGPVPPAGAAPHGYLQLTDAHFEETGAVMFDSPVPSRDGLEITFEQWQYGNTTRTPADGVSFFLTDGSGRLTTPGAFGGSLGYAQRLPADRPGAPVVPGVAGGYLGIGLDVVGDYFGDGEMRGNGCARRSPAGTTFAVPPIAPNVVTVRGPGNGTEGYCFISGTASRTATGTWSSTLPGRLHGGPGNMPARVTPARAEALLEPVKRTVRLTVPPGSAPVATVDIDFQDGKGFQRVLRFAAPTPVPSTVKFGFAASTGPSTDVHLIRHVTLRATS; from the coding sequence ATGAAACGTGGGGTGTCCGGCGCCGTCGCGGCGATGGGGGTCGCCGCGGCGGTCGTGGCGACGGGGTTCGTCCCGGCGGCGCAGGCGCGTCCGGGAGAGGTGCTGTTCGACGAGCCGTTCACCGGAGCCACCGCCGACGCGCGGCTGATCGGGTACGGGGCCGCCTGCCTGACGGGCGCGCCGCGGGGAGGCCCGGTCGAGGAGGCCGCGAACCATCCGCTCGGCGGATGCCACCCGGACCCGGCGGGTCCCGTGCCCCCGGCCGGTGCGGCCCCGCACGGGTACCTCCAGCTCACCGACGCCCATTTCGAGGAGACGGGCGCCGTCATGTTCGACTCGCCGGTTCCGTCGCGGGACGGGCTGGAGATCACGTTCGAGCAGTGGCAGTACGGCAACACCACGCGGACCCCGGCGGACGGCGTCTCCTTCTTCCTCACCGACGGCTCCGGACGGCTCACCACGCCCGGCGCCTTCGGCGGAAGCCTCGGCTACGCCCAGCGGCTCCCGGCGGACCGCCCCGGGGCCCCCGTCGTCCCGGGCGTCGCCGGCGGGTACCTCGGCATCGGGCTGGACGTCGTCGGCGACTACTTCGGCGACGGGGAGATGCGGGGCAACGGCTGCGCCCGGCGCTCCCCGGCCGGGACGACGTTCGCCGTCCCTCCCATCGCCCCCAACGTCGTGACCGTCCGCGGCCCGGGGAACGGAACCGAGGGATACTGCTTCATCAGCGGCACGGCGAGCAGGACGGCCACCGGCACCTGGTCGTCGACACTGCCCGGCCGGCTCCACGGGGGCCCGGGGAACATGCCCGCCCGCGTAACGCCGGCGCGGGCCGAGGCGCTGCTGGAACCGGTGAAGCGGACCGTCCGCCTGACCGTGCCGCCGGGATCGGCGCCGGTCGCCACCGTCGACATCGACTTCCAGGACGGCAAGGGCTTCCAGCGGGTGCTGCGGTTCGCCGCGCCCACGCCCGTCCCGAGCACCGTCAAGTTCGGCTTCGCGGCCTCCACGGGCCCGTCCACCGACGTCCACCTCATCCGGCACGTCACCCTGCGCGCCACGTCCTGA
- a CDS encoding DUF1275 family protein: protein MRSPVGEFRAGLCDSGRMPEVREHGPLPLILVLLTINSGLVDAFSYVELKVFVANMTGNVIILGLGFGGSGNVTGPAASTLFFCVGAAAGGHLAFARAAHRGVLLGTATIVQTGLLVAAALIETRFGHVDRLERHVLIAALAAAMGWQFAIVRRVGVPDYPTVVVTSPLAGLVADPKQPRDRAVRRSLSVGALVAGAAAGALLIRESSPTAPLWAGAALLLIVLLSLVSARVRRRAAGLIGGGGGVDGGRGGTAFVWARDQRSGRGMRRAHGGHEKG from the coding sequence ATGCGTTCTCCGGTCGGTGAATTCAGGGCCGGGCTCTGCGACAGTGGCCGGATGCCAGAGGTGCGTGAGCACGGTCCACTGCCGCTCATATTGGTCCTTCTCACGATTAATTCCGGCTTAGTGGATGCTTTCAGCTATGTGGAACTCAAGGTGTTCGTCGCGAACATGACGGGCAACGTCATCATCCTCGGACTGGGGTTCGGCGGGAGCGGGAACGTGACCGGTCCTGCCGCCTCGACCCTGTTCTTCTGCGTCGGCGCCGCGGCCGGCGGGCACCTCGCCTTCGCGCGGGCGGCGCACCGCGGCGTCCTGCTGGGAACGGCGACGATCGTGCAGACGGGCCTCCTCGTCGCCGCGGCCTTGATCGAGACGAGGTTCGGCCATGTCGACCGCCTCGAGCGGCATGTGCTGATCGCCGCCCTGGCCGCCGCCATGGGGTGGCAGTTCGCGATCGTGCGGCGCGTCGGCGTGCCCGACTACCCGACGGTCGTGGTGACCTCCCCGCTCGCCGGGCTGGTCGCCGACCCGAAGCAGCCGAGGGACCGGGCCGTGCGCCGGTCGCTGTCGGTGGGCGCGCTCGTGGCGGGCGCGGCGGCGGGTGCGCTGCTGATCAGGGAGTCCTCGCCGACCGCCCCGCTGTGGGCGGGCGCGGCCCTGCTGCTGATCGTCCTGCTCAGCCTCGTCTCCGCGCGCGTCCGGCGGCGAGCGGCGGGCCTGATCGGGGGCGGCGGGGGAGTGGACGGCGGACGCGGCGGGACTGCCTTCGTATGGGCCCGCGACCAGAGGTCCGGCCGTGGAATGCGGCGAGCCCATGGAGGTCATGAAAAAGGGTGA
- a CDS encoding TetR/AcrR family transcriptional regulator: protein MARTKEFDPDAALQKALELFWERGYEATSMADLVEHLGIARASIYATFGGKHDLYVKALERYLQTRDPDVAEVLSQPGPALPAVRALVESYAEESAHDPRRRGCMVVNAAVELMPRDPQIARRVEASWDTVETALTSALTRARAQGEISADKDPRALARFLLVMMQGMRVLGRAHPEPGRLRDAAAQALAALD from the coding sequence GTGGCGAGGACCAAGGAGTTCGATCCGGACGCGGCCCTGCAGAAGGCGCTGGAGCTGTTCTGGGAGCGGGGCTACGAGGCGACGTCCATGGCCGACCTGGTCGAGCATCTGGGCATCGCCCGCGCGAGCATCTACGCGACCTTCGGCGGCAAGCACGACCTCTACGTGAAGGCCCTCGAGAGGTACCTGCAGACCCGCGACCCCGATGTCGCCGAGGTGCTGTCCCAGCCCGGGCCGGCGCTCCCGGCCGTGCGGGCGCTGGTCGAGAGCTACGCCGAGGAGTCGGCCCACGACCCGCGCCGGCGCGGCTGCATGGTCGTCAACGCGGCCGTGGAGCTCATGCCGCGCGATCCGCAGATCGCCCGCAGGGTCGAGGCGAGCTGGGACACCGTGGAGACCGCGCTGACCTCGGCGCTGACCCGGGCGCGGGCCCAGGGCGAGATCTCCGCCGACAAGGACCCGCGCGCCCTGGCCCGGTTCCTGCTCGTGATGATGCAGGGCATGCGCGTGCTCGGCCGCGCGCACCCCGAGCCCGGCAGGCTCCGCGACGCCGCCGCGCAGGCGCTGGCCGCCCTGGACTGA
- a CDS encoding MFS transporter — translation MQVTLIATITVITVALPAVQRDLHVDEAGLVLVSSAYGLAFGGLLLLGGRLADSLGRRRVFAAGMTVFGLGSAAAGLAPWASVLLTARFVQGAGAALAAPAAMALLGAVFPDPRRRGRALAVWGGLSAAGATAGTVLSGVAITWISWRWVFLVPVAVSAVAVIAVVAGLFPADRTAGGARIDWPGAVLVTAGLAVLIYGLQRSGWLVLGGAALLVLFGAAEHRVPAPLVPPPFLRGRVLPLIAVAACAGAMATAFFLLSLHLQQVRGLSPLRTSAAFLLPVPALLASGPLAGRLVPRLGARLVLAAGTATAAAGLLLLSLLDVPYAGLVVFPLGAGATFSAATLAVMRDARDDRSGLAGGLLNTAMEIGPPVGLAALVSLAAAHSHHPPTGHAFALRAAAAALLALALFAALPRRTRETTTKESKR, via the coding sequence GTGCAGGTCACGCTCATCGCGACGATCACCGTCATCACCGTGGCGCTGCCCGCCGTCCAGCGGGACCTGCACGTCGACGAGGCGGGCCTGGTGCTGGTCAGCTCCGCCTACGGCCTGGCGTTCGGCGGGCTGCTGCTGCTCGGCGGGCGGCTGGCGGACTCGCTGGGGCGCAGGCGGGTCTTCGCCGCCGGCATGACCGTGTTCGGGCTCGGCTCGGCGGCGGCCGGGCTGGCCCCGTGGGCCTCGGTGCTGCTGACCGCCCGCTTCGTCCAGGGCGCCGGGGCCGCGCTGGCGGCCCCGGCGGCGATGGCGCTGCTCGGTGCCGTGTTCCCCGATCCGCGCCGCCGGGGGCGGGCGCTGGCGGTCTGGGGCGGGCTGAGCGCCGCCGGCGCGACGGCCGGGACCGTCCTCTCGGGCGTGGCGATCACCTGGATCTCGTGGCGATGGGTGTTCCTGGTCCCGGTCGCGGTGTCGGCGGTCGCGGTGATCGCGGTGGTCGCGGGCCTCTTCCCGGCCGACCGCACGGCGGGAGGCGCGCGCATCGACTGGCCCGGCGCCGTCCTGGTGACCGCCGGGCTGGCCGTGCTGATCTACGGGCTGCAGCGTTCCGGCTGGCTCGTCCTCGGCGGCGCGGCGCTGCTCGTCCTGTTCGGGGCGGCCGAGCATCGCGTCCCCGCCCCGCTGGTGCCGCCGCCGTTCCTGCGCGGACGGGTCCTTCCCCTGATCGCCGTCGCGGCCTGCGCCGGGGCGATGGCCACCGCGTTCTTCCTGCTCTCGCTCCATCTGCAGCAGGTCCGGGGCCTGTCCCCGCTGCGGACGTCGGCGGCCTTCCTGCTGCCGGTCCCCGCGCTCCTCGCCTCCGGCCCGCTGGCCGGGCGGCTCGTCCCCCGGCTGGGCGCCCGCCTCGTGCTGGCGGCCGGGACGGCCACAGCGGCCGCGGGCCTGCTGCTGCTCAGCCTGCTCGACGTGCCGTACGCGGGGCTGGTCGTCTTCCCCCTCGGCGCCGGCGCGACGTTCTCCGCCGCCACGCTCGCCGTGATGCGGGACGCGCGGGACGACCGGTCCGGACTGGCGGGCGGGCTGCTGAACACCGCGATGGAGATCGGCCCGCCGGTCGGCCTCGCGGCGCTGGTGTCGCTCGCGGCCGCGCACTCGCACCATCCGCCGACCGGACATGCCTTCGCCCTGAGGGCCGCGGCCGCCGCGCTCCTCGCCCTCGCCCTGTTCGCGGCGCTGCCGCGCCGAACCCGAGAAACAACGACAAAGGAGTCCAAGCGATGA
- a CDS encoding SDR family NAD(P)-dependent oxidoreductase, with amino-acid sequence MTARFTGRVALVTGGGAGLGRATALAFAREGATVVVAGRGAGALEETVKLIEDEGGRADAVTADVTGSQDVARLVATTVERHGGLHIAFNNAGVLEAGPLADMDEAAWERQLAVNLTGVFHCMKHEIAHMRRNGGGVIVNTASNVGAHMRLPFMGAYAATKAAVSALTRAAAKEYAGEGIRVNAISPGPLDTPMSMLPGETESDRAERMKDALPAGRVGTLAEAASAVLWLASPEAAFTLGHDLVVDGGAAA; translated from the coding sequence ATGACCGCACGTTTCACCGGCCGGGTCGCCCTCGTCACCGGCGGAGGGGCCGGCCTCGGCCGGGCCACGGCGCTCGCCTTCGCCCGTGAGGGCGCCACCGTGGTGGTCGCCGGCCGCGGCGCCGGCGCGCTGGAGGAGACCGTGAAGCTGATCGAGGACGAGGGCGGCCGGGCCGACGCGGTGACCGCCGACGTGACCGGCTCGCAGGACGTGGCCCGGCTCGTGGCGACCACCGTGGAACGCCACGGCGGGCTGCACATCGCGTTCAACAACGCGGGCGTGCTGGAGGCCGGGCCGCTCGCGGACATGGACGAGGCGGCCTGGGAGCGCCAGCTGGCCGTGAACCTGACCGGCGTCTTCCACTGCATGAAGCACGAGATCGCCCACATGCGCCGCAACGGCGGCGGCGTGATCGTCAACACCGCGTCCAACGTGGGCGCGCACATGCGGCTGCCGTTCATGGGCGCCTACGCGGCGACCAAGGCGGCGGTGAGCGCGCTGACCCGGGCCGCCGCGAAGGAGTATGCCGGGGAAGGGATCCGCGTCAACGCGATCAGCCCCGGCCCCCTCGACACGCCCATGTCGATGCTGCCCGGCGAGACCGAGAGCGACCGGGCCGAGCGGATGAAGGACGCGCTGCCCGCCGGCAGGGTCGGGACGCTCGCCGAGGCGGCGTCCGCGGTGCTCTGGCTCGCGTCCCCCGAGGCCGCGTTCACCCTCGGCCACGACCTGGTCGTCGACGGGGGCGCCGCCGCCTGA
- a CDS encoding NADH:flavin oxidoreductase/NADH oxidase family protein, producing the protein MSSTPTGRDGRLGEPLTLGSGLILPNRLMKSALSEGLARPDGAPDARLETLYRRWATGGYGLLVTGNASVDRRHLSEPGNVVIEDDRHLDALTRWAKSYRDGGGPIWVQLNHAGRQANRRAGRERPVAPSAIPARVPGAAKPRALTDAEIREIIARFATAAAVVEAAGFDGVQIHGAHGYLVTQFLSPISNRRDDDWGGAPERRRAFVLEVLRAIRAAVSPGFSVGIKLNSADFQRGGFTEEESREVVRALAAEGVDLIEISGGSYEAPAMMGVMAESTRAREAYFLDYARTVREVAGRTPIAVTGGFRTRAAMEEALAAGDCDIVGVGRPACVTPDAAKALFERGAERLDVPHIAVGARGLIGRLTDIRPLDSAVDIQWHADQLHRMAAGHDPDPAVPWWRTLTSMVRHGPAALRPKRG; encoded by the coding sequence ATGAGTTCCACCCCGACCGGCCGCGACGGCCGCCTGGGCGAGCCCCTGACCCTCGGATCGGGCCTGATCCTGCCCAACCGGCTGATGAAGTCGGCGCTGAGCGAGGGCCTCGCCCGGCCCGACGGCGCGCCCGACGCCCGGCTGGAGACCCTCTATCGCCGGTGGGCGACCGGCGGGTACGGCCTGCTGGTCACCGGCAACGCCTCGGTCGACCGGCGGCACCTGAGCGAGCCCGGCAACGTCGTGATCGAGGACGACCGCCATCTGGACGCCCTGACCCGGTGGGCCAAGAGCTACCGCGACGGCGGCGGGCCGATCTGGGTGCAGCTCAACCACGCCGGCCGCCAGGCCAACCGGCGCGCCGGGCGCGAACGGCCGGTCGCGCCCAGCGCGATCCCCGCCCGCGTCCCCGGCGCCGCCAAGCCCCGCGCCCTGACCGACGCGGAGATCCGCGAGATCATCGCGAGGTTCGCCACCGCCGCCGCGGTGGTCGAGGCCGCCGGGTTCGACGGGGTCCAGATCCACGGTGCGCACGGCTACCTCGTCACCCAGTTCCTGTCGCCCATCTCGAACCGGCGCGACGACGACTGGGGCGGCGCCCCCGAGCGCCGCCGCGCCTTCGTCCTGGAGGTGCTGCGCGCGATCCGGGCCGCCGTCAGCCCCGGTTTCTCCGTCGGGATCAAGCTCAACTCCGCCGACTTCCAGCGCGGCGGGTTCACCGAGGAGGAGTCCCGCGAGGTCGTCCGCGCGCTCGCCGCCGAGGGCGTCGACCTCATCGAGATCAGCGGGGGCTCCTACGAGGCCCCCGCCATGATGGGCGTGATGGCCGAGTCCACCCGCGCGCGGGAGGCGTACTTCCTGGACTACGCCCGGACCGTCCGGGAGGTGGCCGGGCGGACGCCGATCGCCGTCACCGGGGGGTTCCGCACCCGCGCCGCGATGGAGGAGGCCCTGGCCGCCGGCGACTGCGACATCGTCGGCGTGGGGAGGCCCGCCTGCGTCACCCCCGACGCCGCCAAGGCGCTGTTCGAGCGCGGCGCGGAGCGGCTGGACGTTCCGCACATCGCCGTCGGGGCGCGCGGGCTGATCGGGCGCCTCACCGACATCCGGCCCCTGGACAGCGCGGTGGACATCCAATGGCACGCCGACCAGCTCCACCGCATGGCGGCGGGGCACGACCCCGACCCCGCGGTGCCCTGGTGGCGCACGCTCACCTCGATGGTCCGCCACGGGCCCGCCGCGCTGCGTCCCAAGCGGGGCTGA
- a CDS encoding SRPBCC family protein → MGQVVVTAEKTLKASPERVLEALGDYTGVRSRMLTEHFGEYEVREGGQGAGTVVHWKLAATSKRIRDCLFSVSAPSADTLVEKDANSSMVNTWTVSPANGGSRVHIKTTWDGAGGVGGVFERIFAPKGLRSIYDAQLTKLAAELDA, encoded by the coding sequence ATGGGACAGGTCGTGGTGACTGCTGAGAAGACGCTGAAGGCGAGCCCGGAGCGGGTGCTCGAGGCGCTCGGGGACTACACGGGCGTGCGCTCCAGGATGCTGACCGAGCACTTCGGCGAGTACGAGGTGCGCGAAGGCGGCCAGGGAGCGGGCACGGTGGTGCACTGGAAACTCGCCGCGACGAGCAAGCGGATCCGCGACTGCCTGTTCTCGGTGAGCGCCCCCTCCGCGGACACCCTGGTGGAGAAGGACGCCAACTCCTCGATGGTCAACACCTGGACCGTGTCCCCCGCGAACGGCGGATCGCGCGTCCACATCAAGACGACCTGGGACGGGGCCGGCGGCGTGGGCGGCGTCTTCGAGCGGATCTTCGCCCCGAAGGGCCTGCGGAGCATCTACGACGCGCAGCTGACGAAACTGGCCGCCGAGCTGGACGCCTGA
- a CDS encoding S1 family peptidase: MRARKSRLRAAVTWSAVAAGSAGLVAGSLYAVSMPDRSGGEKQAALTGEQATNARTGSAGTLAARLTDRLGARTAGAYIDSAGRPVVTVTNEGDAAMVRAAGAVPKLTRRSPATLNRITARLRQSMTGVPGTGWAIDPATSQVTVWTDDSVKGAQMAAVRRMAQRMGPAIRTVRIDGRLRTFALGGDAIFGQGSRCSLGFNVKRGGQDFFLTAGHCGNAVRNWAADQRGSQLLGTTVASSFPGNDFALVRSAQAGPSAVNLYNGRARRITQAGNAVVGQQVVRSGSTTGVSTGRVLATNATVNFPEGTVTGMIQTTVCAEPGDSGGPLFAGTTALGLTSGGSGNCRVGGVTFFQPVTEALQAFGAQISS; this comes from the coding sequence ATGAGGGCGAGAAAGAGTCGTCTGCGCGCCGCGGTGACGTGGTCCGCGGTGGCCGCCGGATCCGCCGGCCTCGTGGCCGGCTCGCTGTACGCGGTGAGCATGCCGGACCGGTCCGGCGGCGAGAAGCAGGCCGCGCTGACCGGTGAGCAGGCGACGAACGCCCGGACCGGTTCCGCCGGGACGCTGGCCGCGAGGCTGACCGACCGGCTCGGCGCGCGCACGGCCGGCGCCTACATCGACTCCGCCGGGCGGCCCGTCGTCACGGTCACCAACGAGGGCGACGCGGCGATGGTCCGCGCGGCCGGGGCGGTGCCGAAGCTGACGCGGCGCAGCCCCGCGACGCTGAACCGGATCACCGCGCGGCTCCGGCAGTCGATGACGGGCGTGCCGGGGACCGGCTGGGCCATCGACCCCGCCACCTCCCAGGTCACCGTCTGGACGGACGACTCGGTGAAGGGGGCGCAGATGGCGGCGGTCCGGCGGATGGCCCAGCGCATGGGGCCGGCGATCCGGACGGTGCGCATCGACGGGCGCCTGCGCACGTTCGCGCTCGGCGGCGACGCGATCTTCGGGCAGGGCTCCCGCTGCTCGCTCGGCTTCAACGTCAAGCGCGGCGGGCAGGACTTCTTCCTCACGGCGGGGCACTGCGGGAACGCCGTCCGGAACTGGGCCGCGGACCAGCGGGGCTCCCAGCTCCTCGGCACCACGGTGGCGAGCAGCTTCCCCGGGAACGACTTCGCGCTCGTCCGGTCGGCGCAGGCGGGCCCGAGCGCCGTCAACCTCTACAACGGCCGGGCCCGGCGCATCACCCAGGCCGGCAACGCCGTCGTGGGACAGCAGGTGGTGCGCAGCGGCAGCACCACGGGCGTCTCCACCGGCCGCGTCCTCGCCACCAACGCCACGGTGAACTTCCCCGAAGGCACGGTCACCGGCATGATCCAGACGACCGTCTGTGCGGAGCCGGGCGACAGCGGCGGCCCGCTCTTCGCGGGGACCACCGCCCTCGGCCTCACCTCCGGCGGCTCGGGCAACTGCCGCGTCGGCGGCGTCACCTTCTTCCAGCCGGTCACCGAGGCCCTGCAGGCCTTCGGCGCCCAGATCTCCTCCTAG
- a CDS encoding DUF72 domain-containing protein, producing the protein MRLHVGCAMWTHPSWQGRLLPHPLPPGERLRAYASWCNAVEGNTTFYATPSRSTSESWAAQLPPDFRFLVKLPKTVTHERRLADCDEDLRSFLSAVEPLEARTHALWVQLPGSFGPTDLGVLAAFLRRLPRTYRYAVEVRHRAFFEDPRCERALERVLAGAGAEWVPFDTVEFFRSRPTSDAERDAWTKKPRVPRRSTALTDHPVIRYLGRDDTDETVAGWRFWVGRIAEWLREGRSPTFFVHTPDNAEALTLARRFHDEVRERVPEVAPLPEPEPASPPALF; encoded by the coding sequence ATGCGGCTTCATGTGGGATGCGCGATGTGGACGCATCCGTCGTGGCAGGGGCGCCTCCTCCCCCATCCGCTTCCTCCCGGTGAGCGGCTGCGGGCCTACGCGAGCTGGTGCAACGCGGTGGAGGGGAACACGACCTTCTACGCGACGCCTTCGAGGAGCACCTCGGAGTCCTGGGCGGCGCAGCTCCCCCCCGACTTCCGGTTCCTCGTGAAGCTGCCCAAGACGGTCACGCACGAGAGGCGGCTCGCCGACTGCGACGAGGACCTCCGGTCGTTCCTCTCGGCGGTCGAGCCGCTCGAAGCGCGGACGCACGCGCTGTGGGTCCAGCTGCCGGGCTCCTTCGGACCCACCGACCTCGGGGTACTGGCGGCCTTCCTGCGCCGTCTCCCCAGGACGTACCGGTACGCCGTCGAGGTCCGCCACCGCGCGTTCTTCGAGGACCCGCGGTGCGAGCGCGCCCTGGAAAGGGTCCTGGCGGGCGCCGGGGCCGAGTGGGTGCCCTTCGACACCGTCGAGTTCTTCCGCAGCCGCCCCACCAGCGACGCGGAACGCGACGCCTGGACGAAGAAGCCGCGCGTGCCCCGCAGATCCACGGCGCTGACCGACCATCCGGTCATCCGCTACCTGGGACGGGACGACACGGACGAGACGGTCGCCGGCTGGCGGTTCTGGGTCGGGCGGATCGCCGAGTGGCTGCGCGAGGGACGTTCGCCGACCTTCTTCGTCCACACGCCGGACAACGCCGAGGCGCTCACGCTGGCGCGCCGGTTCCACGACGAAGTGCGGGAGCGGGTACCCGAAGTCGCGCCCCTGCCCGAGCCGGAACCGGCCTCCCCGCCGGCTCTTTTCTGA
- a CDS encoding CBS domain-containing protein, giving the protein MLVREAMTSPVVTIPRTATVRQAIRVLHEHNVTALPVVDEPGRLVGIVSEMDLLRNVFEHDPRAFVRPVATKATPAPREVEEVMTRDVVTARPNGDVALLAEMMMKTRIKSVPVLDGSAIVGIVSRRDLIAILARGDARIRDDVLAAISEYGMDDSTWDVSVREGVVELRGEADELARRVADVLARTVPGVTRVSIHT; this is encoded by the coding sequence ATGCTGGTCCGGGAGGCTATGACCTCGCCCGTCGTGACGATTCCCCGGACGGCGACCGTCCGCCAAGCCATCCGCGTCCTGCACGAGCACAACGTCACCGCGCTGCCCGTCGTCGACGAGCCCGGACGCCTGGTCGGCATCGTCAGCGAGATGGACCTCCTGCGGAACGTGTTCGAGCACGACCCCCGGGCCTTCGTGCGGCCCGTCGCCACGAAGGCGACCCCCGCGCCGCGCGAGGTCGAGGAGGTCATGACCCGGGACGTGGTGACGGCCCGGCCCAACGGCGACGTCGCCCTGCTCGCCGAGATGATGATGAAGACGCGGATCAAGAGCGTCCCGGTGCTGGACGGCTCCGCCATCGTCGGCATCGTCAGCCGCCGCGACCTCATCGCGATCCTGGCCCGCGGCGACGCCCGCATCCGCGACGACGTGCTGGCCGCGATCTCCGAGTACGGCATGGACGACTCGACCTGGGACGTCTCCGTCCGGGAGGGCGTCGTCGAACTGCGCGGGGAGGCGGACGAACTCGCCCGGAGAGTCGCCGACGTCCTGGCCCGGACCGTGCCCGGCGTGACCCGCGTCTCGATTCACACCTGA
- a CDS encoding alpha/beta hydrolase: MTYAYDPELAPWISSMPQLTIADVEQVRAVEAELFGEPQYVPPVPVDVRDITVPGAAGSPDVPVRIFAPAERDGDLPGLVYIHPGGFVIGSIDTSQDDTMLIAAEVGAVVLSVGYRLAPEHPFPAGLDDCYTVLTWAAAHATELGIDPARLAVGGESAGGGLSAAVALMARDRGGPELCFQLLGIPELDDRLDTPSMRAFTDTPIWHRANAELSWDYYLGEGVRGTDGVSPYAAPARAEDLSGLPPAYVTTCEFDPLRDEGLVYAQRLIQAGVPTELHHYPGTFHGSTMIREASVSKRMQADRLDALRRALAPKPA; encoded by the coding sequence GTGACGTACGCCTACGACCCCGAACTCGCCCCGTGGATCTCGTCGATGCCGCAGCTCACGATCGCCGACGTCGAGCAGGTCCGCGCGGTCGAGGCAGAGTTGTTCGGCGAGCCGCAGTACGTGCCGCCGGTCCCGGTGGACGTCCGCGACATCACCGTCCCCGGCGCGGCGGGCTCGCCCGACGTCCCGGTACGGATCTTCGCGCCCGCCGAACGGGACGGTGACCTGCCGGGACTGGTGTACATCCACCCCGGAGGGTTCGTCATCGGCAGCATCGACACGTCCCAGGACGACACGATGCTCATCGCGGCCGAAGTGGGCGCCGTGGTGTTGTCCGTCGGCTACCGGCTCGCCCCGGAGCACCCGTTCCCCGCCGGGCTGGACGACTGCTACACCGTACTGACCTGGGCCGCCGCCCACGCGACCGAACTCGGCATCGACCCGGCCCGCCTCGCCGTGGGCGGCGAGAGCGCGGGAGGCGGACTGTCCGCGGCCGTCGCGCTGATGGCCCGCGACCGCGGCGGTCCCGAGCTCTGCTTCCAGCTCCTCGGCATCCCGGAACTGGACGACCGTCTCGACACCCCGTCGATGCGGGCCTTCACCGACACGCCGATCTGGCACCGGGCCAACGCCGAACTGAGCTGGGACTACTACCTCGGCGAGGGCGTCCGCGGCACCGACGGCGTGTCCCCGTACGCGGCGCCCGCCCGCGCCGAGGACCTGTCGGGACTGCCGCCCGCCTACGTCACCACCTGCGAGTTCGACCCCCTGCGCGACGAGGGCCTCGTCTACGCGCAACGCCTGATCCAGGCGGGGGTCCCCACCGAGCTGCACCACTACCCGGGCACCTTCCACGGCTCGACCATGATCAGGGAGGCATCCGTGTCGAAACGCATGCAGGCCGACCGCCTGGACGCCCTACGCCGCGCCCTAGCCCCCAAGCCCGCTTAG